A genomic stretch from Mycobacterium malmoense includes:
- a CDS encoding transglycosylase — protein MAQAVAALSRGHGLFAGTDAGHDIGATPAQARARADRIRRAINAGGLPTRAATRSRASAETLHRLADTDGTLASIVTKARADRANASMATRRVLDAAVADATPAADTPMGRREAMARTAARLRAQHGHVVRARARARLLALRLRRLQYLRSHASAGRRGRAGGGNGRAAVLAAIREALDIKGIHDPAARARWERGMDLVARRESNYDANAENHGDSNAAKGTPSKGAWQFIAPTFAAYHQPGTSTSIHDLVAQACAFINYARGHYGVAADASNLADRIQQAGPRREARGY, from the coding sequence ATGGCGCAGGCGGTGGCCGCTTTGTCCCGGGGCCACGGTCTGTTCGCTGGCACCGATGCCGGTCACGACATCGGGGCCACGCCGGCGCAGGCACGCGCCCGCGCCGACCGGATACGGCGGGCGATAAACGCGGGCGGGTTGCCCACGCGGGCGGCGACGCGATCGCGGGCCTCGGCGGAGACGCTGCATCGGCTGGCCGATACCGATGGGACGCTGGCCTCCATCGTGACGAAAGCCCGCGCCGATCGGGCGAACGCGAGCATGGCGACGCGCCGGGTCCTCGACGCCGCGGTGGCCGATGCGACGCCCGCGGCCGATACCCCGATGGGGCGTCGTGAGGCGATGGCTCGGACGGCCGCGCGGTTGCGCGCGCAGCACGGCCACGTTGTGCGAGCGCGGGCGAGGGCGCGGCTGCTGGCGCTGCGGTTGCGGCGGCTGCAGTACCTGCGGTCGCACGCATCCGCGGGGCGGCGCGGCCGGGCAGGTGGCGGCAATGGGCGTGCCGCGGTGTTGGCCGCGATCCGGGAAGCCTTGGACATCAAGGGTATTCACGACCCCGCGGCGCGTGCACGGTGGGAGCGCGGCATGGATTTGGTTGCTCGCCGCGAGTCGAACTACGACGCCAACGCTGAAAATCATGGGGATTCCAATGCGGCGAAGGGCACGCCGAGCAAGGGCGCCTGGCAGTTCATCGCTCCGACGTTCGCGGCGTATCACCAGCCTGGGACGTCGACGAGCATTCACGACCTGGTAGCGCAGGCGTGTGCCTTCATCAACTACGCGCGGGGTCACTACGGCGTCGCCGCCGATGCGTCGAACTTGGCCGATCGGATCCAACAGGCCGGTCCACGCCGCGAAGCCAGGGGCTACTGA
- a CDS encoding DUF2710 family protein yields the protein MAEVSGTDAVRPGAAADKALVDQVLADLKANFEKWEEVLAAQESVTFTADVGDIYAVCNSDGRLTGLSLAPHVMTSYTSRELMDRLNMVFEALREEAQADFDRNYGGGTVE from the coding sequence GTGGCTGAGGTGTCCGGTACGGATGCGGTGCGCCCGGGCGCGGCGGCGGATAAGGCGCTAGTCGACCAGGTCTTGGCCGATTTAAAGGCGAATTTCGAAAAGTGGGAGGAGGTTCTGGCCGCCCAGGAGTCGGTGACTTTCACCGCCGATGTGGGTGACATCTATGCGGTGTGTAATTCGGATGGGCGGCTCACCGGGCTTTCGTTGGCCCCGCACGTGATGACGTCCTACACGAGTCGCGAGTTGATGGACCGGCTGAACATGGTCTTCGAGGCCTTGCGTGAAGAAGCGCAGGCTGATTTCGATCGGAATTACGGTGGGGGAACCGTTGAGTGA
- a CDS encoding DUF5632 domain-containing protein → MSTVHRTLTEQAGASPATPAGASALSAATGAVAGDASNRAAEQQRLQRLVDAVARQAPGLSWAAGLREDGTTLLVSDIACGWIPPNVKIPIGVNRLLEPALRRFDASVVDLLGAVTAAAAHKANGFIAKPGPDDPALTGDRAARTGPEVDELGPTLVEAVRRHNGLPRIAQTLAQAATRGTGVTENELDVLQQEQQSAYQKTLDDPHDLSRVADWMLLAAIDALIGGHESLAHYHVAWYQAVSAKLR, encoded by the coding sequence ACCGGACCTTGACCGAACAGGCCGGGGCAAGCCCGGCGACTCCGGCTGGCGCATCGGCGCTGTCGGCGGCAACCGGCGCCGTCGCCGGCGATGCCTCGAATCGGGCCGCGGAACAGCAGAGGCTGCAGCGCCTCGTCGACGCGGTGGCTCGCCAGGCCCCGGGCCTGTCGTGGGCCGCCGGCCTGCGCGAGGACGGCACAACGCTACTGGTCAGCGACATCGCGTGTGGGTGGATCCCGCCAAACGTGAAGATCCCGATCGGCGTGAATCGGCTGCTGGAGCCGGCGCTGCGTCGATTTGACGCCAGCGTGGTCGATCTGCTGGGGGCCGTCACCGCCGCCGCGGCGCACAAAGCCAACGGGTTTATCGCCAAGCCGGGACCCGACGATCCCGCCCTCACCGGTGACCGTGCGGCCCGCACCGGACCCGAGGTGGACGAGCTTGGCCCGACGCTGGTCGAGGCCGTGCGACGCCACAATGGGTTGCCGCGGATCGCCCAGACTTTGGCGCAAGCCGCGACCCGCGGGACGGGGGTCACCGAGAACGAGCTTGACGTGCTGCAGCAGGAGCAGCAGTCCGCGTACCAGAAAACGCTGGACGATCCACACGACCTGTCGCGGGTAGCCGACTGGATGCTCCTGGCGGCCATCGACGCCCTCATTGGAGGCCACGAATCCCTGGCGCACTACCACGTGGCGTGGTACCAGGCGGTCTCGGCAAAGCTGCGATGA